From a single Penaeus vannamei isolate JL-2024 chromosome 25, ASM4276789v1, whole genome shotgun sequence genomic region:
- the LOC138866366 gene encoding uncharacterized protein — protein sequence MRAPCLPLLILATAAVVESTFPLGRRRCSPSVIHKTNYETEIKKVPVYKTVTKKQVVEETFYTTELRTKSETEYVPKYYTRYVTETQYQVQPEDITHYKIEEKTQYQTQVATKTERAARYVTKTEYQPQYVTQTQYQPQYQTQYAPSYVTTTQVAYYTQYEAQVVPRYHTVIETKVSYVTQCPNYGYDY from the exons aTGCGAGCGCCCTGCCTCCCGCTCCTCATATTAGCCACAGCTGCGGTGGTGGAGTCGACCTTCCCCCTGGGTAGGCGCCGGTGCTCCCCCAGTGTGATTCATAAGACCAATTATGAGACCGAGATTAAGAAG gttCCGGTCTACAAGACAGTCACCAAGAAACAGGTGGTCGAGGAAACCTTCTACACGACGGAGCTCAGGACCAAATCCGAGACCGAGTACGTGCCCAAGTACTACACCCGGTACGTTACGGAAACCCAGTACCAGGTACAGCCCGAGGACATCACCCACTACAAGATCGAAGAGAAAACCCAGTACCAAACCCAGGTAGCGACTAAGACGGAGAGGGCAGCCCGGTACGTCACGAAAACGGAGTACCAACCCCAGTACGTGACTCAGACCCAGTACCAACCCCAGTACCAGACCCAGTACGCTCCTTCGTATGTCACGACGACCCAGGTGGCGTACTACACCCAGTACGAGGCTCAGGTGGTACCCCGATACCACACGGTGATTGAGACGAAGGTGAGTTACGTGACGCAGTGTCCCAATTATGGCTACGATTACTAA
- the LOC113800891 gene encoding uncharacterized protein yields MQMKLTSSLVLLLAVLSSVVSEPTYKRRRQRCYPKIQYVPHYETVYQQVPVYETIYQTQVVPTTIYQTQYVTHYNTQHVPQYIPQYVTETVYKTDVQYVTETEYQYQTQYSPYYVTTTAYAPQYITDTQYQTQYVTTVQYQTQYSTQYVPQYVTTTQVQYQTQYQTQLVPQYVTVTKTVQGYQTPCPKLPYDYSVLSVTVSPPEKARTHQADRMKWMFALVVVLAAVTTVVPEPSFKLRQQCQPRVKYSYVTYYQTEYQQVPVYETAYETQYIPVTVYDTHYTTLYDTRYVPQYVPKYVTDTAYTTQVQYVTQTKVQYETEYETKYVTSLAYVPRYVTDTRYQTEYVTDVQYQTQYTTKYTPQYVTSVQLQYQTQYQTQTVPQYVTVTYTQQPYQAPCDLTAYGY; encoded by the exons atgcagATGAAGCTGACCTCGTCGCTAGTGCTGCTGTTGGCAGTGCTGTCATCGGTGGTGTCAGAGCCGACCTATAAGCGAAGGAGGCAACGGTGCTATCCCAAGATCCAGTATGTGCCTCACTACGAAACGGTTTACCAACAG GTTCCGGTGTACGAGACGATCTACCAGACCCAAGTCGTGCCAACCACGATCTACCAGACACAGTACGTCACCCACTACAACACCCAGCACGTGCCACAGTACATCCCCCAGTACGTCACGGAAACAGTGTACAAGACCGATGTCCAGTACGTCACGGAGACCGAGTACCAGTACCAGACCCAGTACAGTCCCTATTACGTCACCACGACAGCCTACGCCCCTCAGTACATTACCGATACCCAGTACCAGACCCAGTACGTCACCACGGTCCAGTACCAGACCCAGTACAGCACCCAGTACGTTCCCCAGTACGTGACCACGACACAGGTGCAGTACCAGACCCAGTACCAAACGCAGCTGGTACCTCAATACGTCACCGTTACGAAGACAGTGCAGGGGTACCAAACACCGTGCCCAAAGTTACCTTATGATt ACTCCGTTCTCTCAGTAACAGTCTCCCCTCCTGAGAAAGCACGGACGCACCAGGCAGACAGG ATGAAGTGGATGTTTGCACTCGTCGTGGTGTTGGCAGCGGTGACAACAGTGGTGCCAGAACCCAGCTTCAAACTCCGGCAGCAGTGCCAACCTCGCGTCAAATATTCGTACGTCACATATTATCAGACAGAATATCAGCAG GTTCCAGTGTACGAAACCGCTTACGAGACCCAGTACATCCCCGTAACAGTTTACGACACACACTACACCACGCTTTACGACACACGATACGTGCCCCAGTACGTTCCGAAATACGTCACGGACACAGCGTATACAACCCAGGTCCAGTACGTCACCCAGACCAAAGTCCAGTACGAGACGGAATATGAGACGAAGTACGTAACCTCTCTCGCTTACGTCCCCCGGTACGTTACTGATACCAGGTACCAAACTGAGTACGTGACCGATGTGCAGTACCAGACCCAGTACACGACCAAGTACACTCCTCAGTACGTGACGTCGGTGCAGCTTCAGTACCAGACCCAGTACCAGACGCAGACGGTACCCCAGTATGTCACCGTCACGTATACCCAGCAACCTTACCAGGCGCCCTGTGACCTCACGGCTTATGGGTATTAA